In Sphingomonas sp. JUb134, the sequence CCCAGCGCGAGCACGATACCACCTTGCCGTTCGGCATTTCGACGAAGTTGCCGATGTCTTCCGGTTCGCTGACACCGTCGTTGACGCCGGAGGCAGTCACCGGGCGAACTTCTCCGTCGATGCACAGAGCCCAGCCGATCAAGGGGATTGCTTCGACAAACCACTCAGCTGCCTGACCATCATCGCTGCCATCATCGCTGAAGATCTGCAGGAGGTTGGTTCCGGGTTCCGAAGGGATCAGCTGAACAGGCGTCTCGCCGAACCGCTCCCACGTCATCAGGTCCATGTTCGTGGTGCCGTCCGCCTGCCGAAGCTTGAGCATTTCCACGCCGTGCCGGTTCTCGACCGACGAGGCGCTGACGACCTGGTGCAACGGGATGAAGCAGCGGTGATTATAGATGCCGGTCATGAGTGGAGCTCCGGATTGATGGTCTCGAAGGGGCTAGGTGACCGCTGAGCCGCGGCGATGAGGCGCTGGAGCTTCCTGGCCAGCCGGTCACACAGCGCCCGCGTCTTTGCGGGTGTCTTCGTCTCGACGCTGGTCGAGCTGAGGAGAGCGATCATCGACAGCATGGCGTCGATGACCTCGGCGCTGCGCACGAAGGCTGTGCGCGGCTGGCCAGGCTCCTCGACGAGCGACACTGTCATGATCGCCTGCATGAGCGCCTCGGTGAAGCGTGCCTGATAGGCGTGGTCGATGTCGCTCATGCTGCGTCCACCCACGGCTGAGCGGGTTCAGCAAGGCCAAGCTTCCGGGCCTCCGCCAGCGCCTTAGTCGCTAATTCCTGGGCCGGTTCGAAGCCCTCCTCGACGATTTGCGCAATCAGTAGCAGTTTCGTCATTACGTCCGGAGATGTAGCCGCCGGAGTGTCGAACAGACGCTCCTCAAGCGCGTTCATGCGCCCGCAAACCACGTTTCTTTCCTCGTCAGTAAGGTCAGGCTCGCCAAGTCGACCAAGCTCCGCATTACGCTCGTTGAGGATGTTGCGGAGACCGGCACCATTTTTCCCGGAAAGGCGTGCCACGCCGGCCGCGCTTGGCTCGACTGTGGCTGCGCGCGCCACCGGCGGGGTGATGTTCGGGCCGCCGTCGGCAACCATGGAGGCGAGATCTACGCCGCCAAGTTTCGCCAAGTCGTCGATCGCGCCCCAGAGCAGCCGGGTGTACCAGTCGCTGGAGGCCAAACCGTCCCGGAATACCACATGGCTGGTATCGGCGATGGCACGGTCAGACCACGCCTGGCCGACGTTCCCCCTGAACGCTAGGCGCAGCTTCGCCAGCACGCCCTCGATCGTCGTCGCACGCGCGGCAAAGATACGCTCCTCAGCTGCGTCGATCACCGCGCCAGTTTCATCGGCGGATTGATCATCGAGCTCTGGGCCGGCCGCGAGCCACTCTTCTGTGCCGCGCCTGCATACTGCGAACGCGGACAGAAGGTCTTCGTCCTGCTGGCGGAATGCTCCACGCCGGCCGAACCGGCGCGCGTCGGATGCGAGCACCTCGGCGATCCGCTGGTCGCAGCGCGCCCAGTCCTGCGTCTGGCGGGCGTGGAGATGGTGGACGGCGTGCCTGTGAGCACGATCGTCGGGCGCTACAACCTGACTACCATGCGGGACAAGCTGCCCTACGGCGGTGAGGTCGGCGCCGACTACCCGATGGTCCACGAGATCGAGCTGGACGGGCAGACCCGCTTTTACGGGCGGTGGACCGCACGCGGCACGGTCATGGACAGCGAAACCGCGCCGGTTCAGCGCGAGTCGCTCGCACGGACATCGAACCTGGCGTCGACTGACACTGTGGAGATGTCTGCCACCATTGCTGGTGACGAAGTCATCCAGCTTTCGATCAACGGCACGGCCGAACTGAACGAGATGCTCACCAAAGCCGCCAGCGAGCTGGGGCAACAGGTGGCGACAGCTACTGGCGAGCGCGTGCTTGCCCAGGATGCAGCAGCGGAGGCCCGGGGGCTCTCCCGGCCGTTCCTGTCCTACATCTACGACACGGCCACGGTCGGCGGTGCAACCGCATTGACGAGCGCCGGAACTGCAACCGGCAACCGAACCTATTTCGGACCGGTCTTCGACCGGCCCTTCCTTCTGGAACAGGTAGATTTCCGCGCGTTCAGCACCAACACGGCACCCGGCGCCCTGCACCTGGTGAAGCGGATCAGCGCCGGGGCGTATAGCGTGATCGCGTCCGCGCCCATTCCGATCGGCGCTATCCAGGCTGACCTCGACACCGTCCTGAAGAACACCGGATGGCTCGTGGAGGGCGGGTATCTTTTGCCGGCCGGCTACACCGTCGCCATCTTCGGGGCGGACGCCCGTATGCGGCAGACTACGCTTGCTGGCGGCGTGTTGCCCTACGTGCAGGGCAATATCGCCGGCGACAACGTGGCCGTGAGCACGACCAACGGCGCCATCCCGCAGATCCGCATGGTGGGCCGCGTGGCGCCGGGCACCTACGCGAAGGTCGCGGAGCATCAGCAGTATATCGACTCCCTGAAGGCCGCGAATGCGCTGACTGCCCTCAAGGGCGTCGCGTTCGCCACTCCTGCTGTGCTGGGCGTTCCGGAACACGAACAGGCCGGGGCCGCCAACGCCGGCCGGACGAACATTGTTCGGACCGCGACCGAGCCGTTCCTGCTCACGGGCATCGAGTTCGAGATGCTCACCGGTACCGGCTCTGTAGGGGCCTTCAAGCTGCTGAAGGAAGAGAGCGTCGGGATCTATTCGGAGATCCTGAGTTCGCCGGTTGCCATCGCCGCCGGCGGCAACGTCATTCCGGCCGGCACGGGCTGGATCCCCGGCGATGGCTATCTGATCCCGGCCGGCTGTGCCGTCGCGGTGTATACGCCGGGCGACGCCCGGATGCGCACCAAGGCGACCGGTCGCGATAGCTATTACAAGGCGGGCGTGAACCTCACGGGTTCCAACCAGGTGACTTCACTCTCTGCTGGCGTGGAACCGCAGATCCGCCTGCGTGGCTACACGGCGCCGGGTGTGGCGGCCGAAGTGCGCGAGCTGGCGGCAAAAGTAGCGGCTCTCCCGAGCGGCGGGCTCGTGATAGCGGACGCGCTGCGCGGCTCCACGGTCATCGTCGACCAGGTGATGAAGGCCGGCAACGACCTGCCCGCCGCGTGGCGGCTGAACGGATGGACGCAGGCGGCGGCGGGCATCGTGCCCCCAGCTACCCGGACGGGCTGGGGCGCCACCGCCTATTTCGACGCGGACAGCGCGCAGGATCGCAAGACGATCCGCATGCGGGCGACGGTGCACGATGCGAACGCCGTGTTCGGCCTGCGCGCCGTTCGTGGCGCCCGCGGCTCGACGCTGATGGTCGACGGGCAGGCGGGTACGCTCACCCTCTATGCCGACGTGGGCGGCGAGACCGACCAGCTTTCCCTTGAAGCTCCGGGAACTCCCGGCCCCTCGGTTCTCCTGCCTGCCGGCTTCCTGGTGGCGGGTCACGAGTACCTGCTCGAAATGAAGCGGGTGAACCTCACCATTCGCGCCTTCATCCGCGACACCACCAGTCAAGTCTCGGTGCCAGTGTCGACGGCGTACACGGGCGGCTTCCTCACCATGCTGAACGGTGGCGTCGGCGTGGTGGCGGTCAGCGGCAACGTGACGGTGTCCCGCCTTACCTGGATCGTGAACGTCGACAGCCGGCCGTTCGCGCTGTGGTTCGGCGACAGCATCACCGATGGCGTAGCGATCCGGAAGCCCGACGCGCCGACCGGCGGTCGCCTCATCGAAAAGTTCCGGGGGCGTGGCGACATGATGACCTGCGGCAAGAGCGGAGATCGCTCGTCGGACATCCTGTCGCGGCTCCAGTTCGAACTGACCTGGGCAACCCCGCGCTACGTCGTGATCCTCGCCGGGGCGAACGACGGCGGTGTGGTCTCGTGGGAGACCAACATGAAGGCGATGATCGCAGCGGTGGAGGCGAAGGGCAGCATCCCGGTCCTGGTCACCACGCCGCCGCGCAACGCCAACACGGCGGCGATGAACGATCGCCTCCGCAACAGCCCCGACTTCGCCAAGTACACGCTGATCGACCTCAACAAGGCGGTCACGCTCAACCACGACATGACGACATGGGACGATACCCTGCACATCGGCGATGGCGTGCATCCGAACGAAGAGGGGCACCTTCGCTACTCTCGGCAGATCGAGATCGATGCGCCCTTCCTGCTCGACAACGGCGCCGGGCTGTCGCTCGCCTAACTGCGCGTTCCTTTAAGCGACGCCCGGCGCTGTCCGGGCAGGAGATCCACAATGCACCCATCGCGCTTCGTCGCGGTGCTGGTGGGCCTGCTCGTGCCCGTCAGTGCCGCATGGGCTTCTGCGGCCAACAGCTTGGCCGCCCAGATGATCGCCAACGCGCCACGATCGCAGGCGCCGCCGTCGTTCAACGGCGACCCGACCCTGTTCGCCTGGAACCTGTTCCTGATGACCGCGGGCATGTTCCTCGGCTTCATGCTTTCTGCGCGGCAGGCGCAGCGGATCTGGTCACAGCGCGTCTATGACCATCCGCTTCACCCGGTGACGCTCTACCGCGCGATCACCTTCCTGGCGGCGGTCGCACTGATGATCCGATGCGGTACAGAGGCGCTGAACCTGTGGGGCTGGAACCCCGACGATCCCGCCACCTATGCCCGCGTCGTTATGGCGAAGCGCTGGCTGGACCCGGTAGCGCTGGGCTGCGGCTTCTCGTGGATGGCGATCGTGGTGCTCGGCGAGCCCGGCATCGAGTACAAGCTGCGCAGCGGGCCTCTGCCGGTCGACATGTGGTCTCGCTGGCCGGTGTTGGCGCGGGCGGCGGGTATTGTGATCTTGAGCGGTATCATCGCCGCTGCGGCTGTCCTCCTTCGGTGAAGGCTCAGGCGGCGGCGGGGGCGGCCGCGGCAGTCCCCATTCCGGTCGTATGGTCGATCGCGGGCTATCAGTTCCAGGCGGGGCCGTTGGTGGTGACCGTCGGCATCGTCCTGATCACGCGGCTGTGCGTCTATCTCAACACTCAGGGTAAAAAGCAGATCGCCCTCGACCTGGCGGTGACGGCGCTGTGCAGCGCGATCGCGGCGCTGTGGACGCAGGCGCACCAGCTGGACCTGCTGCCGGCCGGCATCAGCGCAATGACCATCGCCGGCATCGGCTATGGCCTGATCGGCATGGCGAAGAGCCAGATGCTCAACGCGGTCCGTGAGGGCTTCCAGGCGATGATCCGTACACTTGGCGCACCGGCGCCGCCCAATCCAGCTGAGCGGACGCTGAGCGATGACGATGAAATCGAGCGGCTGACCCGGGAACTGCGCAAACACGATTGATAAAAAGCCCCACCTGAGGGGACAGGCGGGGCAGGTTCTTAGGAGAGGGGTGCCGGCTTCATGAGGAGAGCCGGACAGCGGTTGTTCTGCCAAGTCAATGTTACGCCAGGATTAACAGGGTCGGACGAGTCCCGTACTTCTGGCCATTCAGCTCATCGTCGACCAATATTCCGAGGCTGTGATCGCGCAGCCGAATGGGTTTGCCGGTCCGAGTGTTGGCGCCGGCGACGCAGCTGGCGCACCATCTTCTCCCATTCTCGGGCCTGAGCTTCGTGCCGGAGGCGCTTGGCCTCCCGCCTTTGGAGCTGACGGTTCCGCTGCCGCCTCTGCCAAAATAGCCCGGCTACGGTGGCGACGACTGTAACCATTAGAAAGAACGTTAACCACATAAGGCACCTGTACGCTTCGACGCGCTTACGTTGCGCGCTGCATCCTGAACCCCCTGTGACCTGCACTGATCCGCGCCTCATGGCAGGAACGACACAGCTGACCAGTGCGAGCGAGAAGCCGCGTTATCTGGAAGATAATCGTCGTCGGTGAAGGCCCAGGCTGCGCGTCCACGAAGAGCGAAGAAGTCGCCCCGGCTCTTCGTGTTGCTGCCCGGGAGCCGGGGCGAGAGCGCATAGGACAGACCTGCGGCCCGTCTGAAACGTGGACCTCCAATCCTTACGAGAAAATGAACGCTGCGCGGCCGGGGCGTGCAGCTTGCTCCCCAATTGCACCTGAAAGGAAGAGCCATGACGAAGACAGCGATTCAGCTGGTCGACGAGGTGATCGCGCGCGAGGGTGGGTATAGCAACCACCCGGCCGATCGCGGCGGCCCCACGAATTGGGGCATCACCGAGCAGGTGGCGCGGGCCTATGGCTATAGGGGCGACATGCGCGCCCTGCCACGCCAGACCGCGGTGGAGATCTACCTCAAGCGCTACTGGACCGCGCCCGGTTTCGACAAGGTGGCGCAGCGTGACGCGGCGGTCGCAGCCGAGCTGTTCGACGCTGGCGTGAACATGGGGCCGGCCTGGGCGGGCAAGTTCCTGCAGCGCGCGCTGAACCTGCTGAACAGCGAGGCGAAGCACTATCCAGACATCGCAGTGGACGGCGGGGTCGGCGCAATGACGCTGGCGTCGCTCGACGGCTACCTGCGGCAGCGGAACAACGGCGAGGGCAGGGCGGTGCTCCTGTGGCTCGTGCGCGCCTTCCGGACCGGGCGCTATGCGGACATTGCCGAGGCCAACTGGACGCAGGAGGTGTTCCTGTACGGCTGGATCGCGCGCCAGGTGCGAGAAGCGGAATGACCGCGCTCGCACTGCTGCGCCGCTTCTGGTGGGCGCTGCCGATGCTGGCGCTCGCCGCCGCGCTCCTCGCCACCCGGGCGACGCTAGCCGACCGCACGGCCACGCTGCGCGCCGAGCGCTCCGCTTGGACATCCGCGCTCGATGCTGCGGAGAAGGTGCGCCTGGAGACCGAACGACGCTTCGCCACCAACGTCGCGCAGGCGGCGACCAACTACGCCGATGGGCTGGCTGCGCGCCAACCGATCATCGTTCGATCCACTAACACCGTGAGGGAATATGCGCAGACTGATGCTGGGCGCGTGCTGTGTCGTGATGCTGACCGGGTGCGCGCGATCGACGCCCTCGATGCCGAGCTCGCCGAAGCTGCCCGATCCGCCGGCGGCGGCGCTGGTCCCGTGCGAGCCGACGCCGCAGCGGCGGCAGGCGGACGGTAGCGCGACGGCCGCCGACGACGACGAGACGATTCGCGACGGGCGGTTCGACCTGGCCGCGTGCGAAGCGAAGCGTCGGCTGCTGGTGGAGGCGTGGCCTCGGTAGCGGTGCTGTTATTCCTCGGACGGCTTACTCGGAATGGTGGGGATGGCGCCCTGCGCCAACTTATCGAGCACGATCGGTGCTGATGCGCCGAGATAGAAGGCACTTAGTACGGTGTTAGCATCAAACACTACCGCCAGCGTGCCGCCGCCAAGCGCGAGGAGGATCCTAACGAAAAGGTACCCTGGCTTCCTGTAACGGCGCGGTAGATCGCCATCTGAATTTGCAGTGGCACGCGCACATACTCCGATCTCGACTAGGCCGCTGCCTATGACGCCGACCCAGAAAAGGCCGATCGAGCCGAAGTAAGGAAGTTCCAGAGAGCTAGCGGTGGCGGTACGGTCGCGATTGCGTGAAGCTATCGCTCAGGCGCAGCATCGAGACCACCTTCGAAAAATGGGAAAGGAAACGCATCGCCGCCCGCCGCTGATGGAGCAGGGTAGCCAGTACGACTAGGACGTTCGCCAAGATCAGGGCACCCGCTACGGTCGCCATCACGGCGCTCAGGGAGTTAATCAGGAAGTCCATGTCCGTACGCCTCTCTCCTCCCGTTTAAACGCGCTGCCCCCAGCGCTAGATCCGGTAGATCGTCTTGGAAAGAGCCGGAGTCAAGGCGTGGGGCGGGGCGGTGGCTGTGCGGCGAGCTGGGCAACTTGGTGGCGCTGTTTCTGACCCGACGAGAAGGGTCTGATCCAGTTCAGTATCGAAGTGCACGGGTTTGAGTCTCCGGCGCTGAAAAGCTCCGCGCCGCCGCGAGCGCAACCGCTGGGTAGGTCAGACTACCCACGCCCATAGACCAGCGACCAACACCAGCACTGTCAGGGCTCCGATCAGTAGAGCTTCCGCGCGTGTCGCTGCGGGAGAGCGCCTTCGGTGTGCCCGTGTCGCAGCTGGGTCAGCATGACGTCGATCCGCCGCATCCTCTGCTCGCCTTCGCGGTCGCCCGCGTGCATCCTCGCCACGATCTGTTCGGCGACCCACAGCGGCGCCATTTCGCCGTGCGTGGCTTCGATCCTGCGTGCTTCCGCCCATAGTTCTGCCTCGCTCATGCAACCTCTCGTAGTAATCTTTAGACAGTGCTGTCGTGTTGGTAAGGGCTGGACTTGATGCCAACCCTCGTTCAACTTCGCGTTCGGGAGGGAATCACATGCGCTACTTGCTGCTGGCTGCGATGCTCGTCGTTGGATCTCCGAACGTCAACCCGTGCAATGCGGCGTTTGCGGCGGCAGCGGCGTGCTGCAAAGTCTGCTCCAAGGGCAAGGCCTGTGGCAACAGCTGCATCGCGCGCAACAAAACTTGTCATCAGCCGCGCGGCTGCGCCTGCGATGGCTGAGAAGATTCAGCCGTCAACCCGCCAGGATGACAGCCTCCTCGACGGACAAGGCAAGCTGGACGTCGCTAAGGTTGTGACGCGGATCGCAGTCGCTTGGTTAAGGAACCCACGCAATAAGATCCCCGCCGAAACGGTTCCGGAACTGCTGCGGCGCATCCATGAGGGGCTCGCGTCGCTTTAGCCGCTCAGCACCTATGTCGCTTCCAGTAGCGCCTCCATTGCAACACCGTTCC encodes:
- a CDS encoding MucR family transcriptional regulator — protein: MAEKIQPSTRQDDSLLDGQGKLDVAKVVTRIAVAWLRNPRNKIPAETVPELLRRIHEGLASL
- a CDS encoding SGNH/GDSL hydrolase family protein; this encodes MIIELWAGREPLFCAAPAYCERGQKVFVLLAECSTPAEPARVGCEHLGDPLVAARPVLRLAGVEMVDGVPVSTIVGRYNLTTMRDKLPYGGEVGADYPMVHEIELDGQTRFYGRWTARGTVMDSETAPVQRESLARTSNLASTDTVEMSATIAGDEVIQLSINGTAELNEMLTKAASELGQQVATATGERVLAQDAAAEARGLSRPFLSYIYDTATVGGATALTSAGTATGNRTYFGPVFDRPFLLEQVDFRAFSTNTAPGALHLVKRISAGAYSVIASAPIPIGAIQADLDTVLKNTGWLVEGGYLLPAGYTVAIFGADARMRQTTLAGGVLPYVQGNIAGDNVAVSTTNGAIPQIRMVGRVAPGTYAKVAEHQQYIDSLKAANALTALKGVAFATPAVLGVPEHEQAGAANAGRTNIVRTATEPFLLTGIEFEMLTGTGSVGAFKLLKEESVGIYSEILSSPVAIAAGGNVIPAGTGWIPGDGYLIPAGCAVAVYTPGDARMRTKATGRDSYYKAGVNLTGSNQVTSLSAGVEPQIRLRGYTAPGVAAEVRELAAKVAALPSGGLVIADALRGSTVIVDQVMKAGNDLPAAWRLNGWTQAAAGIVPPATRTGWGATAYFDADSAQDRKTIRMRATVHDANAVFGLRAVRGARGSTLMVDGQAGTLTLYADVGGETDQLSLEAPGTPGPSVLLPAGFLVAGHEYLLEMKRVNLTIRAFIRDTTSQVSVPVSTAYTGGFLTMLNGGVGVVAVSGNVTVSRLTWIVNVDSRPFALWFGDSITDGVAIRKPDAPTGGRLIEKFRGRGDMMTCGKSGDRSSDILSRLQFELTWATPRYVVILAGANDGGVVSWETNMKAMIAAVEAKGSIPVLVTTPPRNANTAAMNDRLRNSPDFAKYTLIDLNKAVTLNHDMTTWDDTLHIGDGVHPNEEGHLRYSRQIEIDAPFLLDNGAGLSLA
- a CDS encoding glycoside hydrolase family 108 protein, with product MTKTAIQLVDEVIAREGGYSNHPADRGGPTNWGITEQVARAYGYRGDMRALPRQTAVEIYLKRYWTAPGFDKVAQRDAAVAAELFDAGVNMGPAWAGKFLQRALNLLNSEAKHYPDIAVDGGVGAMTLASLDGYLRQRNNGEGRAVLLWLVRAFRTGRYADIAEANWTQEVFLYGWIARQVREAE